A portion of the Pirellulales bacterium genome contains these proteins:
- a CDS encoding class I fructose-bisphosphate aldolase: MSEWIAKLLGPDAATLLEHRCQTIPKEQLHLPGPDFVDRIFVPSDRNQRTIGNLAWMFQHGRLAGTGYMSILPVDQGIEHSAGASFAPNPEYFDPENIVKLAIDGGCNAVASTFGVLGIVARKYAHRIPFIVKINHNELLTYPNRFEQIMFGEVDRAYEMGAAAVGATVYFGSEDAGREIVEVAKAFTRAHELGMATVLWCYLRNSAFKKDKDYHVSADLTGQANHLGVTIQADIIKQKLPENNGGYKALNADGKTYGKYDERMYTKLSTDNPIDLTRYQVANCYMGRAGLINSGGASGKHDLADAVRTAVINKRAGGLGLISGRKAFQRPMKEGVELLNKIQDVYLDKGVTVA; encoded by the coding sequence ATGAGCGAGTGGATTGCAAAGCTGTTGGGCCCGGACGCCGCGACCCTGCTGGAGCATCGTTGCCAGACGATCCCCAAGGAGCAGTTGCACCTGCCGGGGCCTGATTTTGTCGACCGCATCTTTGTCCCCAGCGATCGCAACCAGCGCACGATCGGCAACCTGGCCTGGATGTTCCAGCATGGCCGTTTGGCCGGCACCGGCTACATGTCGATCTTGCCGGTGGATCAGGGTATCGAGCATTCGGCCGGCGCCTCGTTCGCCCCCAACCCGGAATACTTCGATCCCGAGAACATCGTCAAGCTGGCGATCGATGGCGGCTGCAACGCCGTGGCGTCGACCTTCGGCGTGCTGGGGATCGTGGCCCGCAAGTACGCCCACCGCATCCCCTTCATCGTGAAAATCAATCACAACGAGCTGCTGACCTATCCCAACCGCTTCGAGCAGATCATGTTCGGCGAGGTGGATCGGGCGTACGAGATGGGGGCCGCGGCCGTCGGCGCCACGGTCTACTTCGGCTCGGAAGATGCCGGCCGCGAGATCGTCGAAGTCGCCAAGGCCTTCACCCGTGCGCACGAACTGGGCATGGCCACTGTTCTGTGGTGCTACTTGCGCAACTCGGCCTTCAAGAAGGACAAAGACTATCACGTCTCGGCCGATCTCACTGGCCAGGCCAACCACCTGGGCGTGACGATTCAGGCCGACATCATCAAGCAGAAGCTGCCCGAGAACAATGGCGGCTACAAGGCGCTCAACGCCGACGGCAAAACCTACGGCAAGTACGACGAGCGGATGTACACCAAGCTCTCGACCGATAACCCTATCGATCTGACGCGCTATCAGGTGGCCAACTGCTACATGGGGCGCGCCGGGCTGATCAACTCGGGCGGGGCCTCGGGCAAGCACGACCTGGCCGACGCGGTGCGCACGGCCGTGATCAACAAGCGGGCCGGCGGACTGGGCCTGATCAGCGGCCGCAAAGCCTTTCAACGCCCCATGAAGGAAGGGGTCGAGCTGTTGAACAAGATCCAGGACGTGTATCTGGACAAGGGCGTGACGGTGGCCTAA